The genomic stretch ATACTCAGAATCACAGGAAACACTAGACTCTGTTACAAGTTAATGGAAATAGGCTGGAGTGTTTTTCCTGTCCAAGCTTGTGGAGTCCCGTCACACACCACCCCCCGCCAAAGCAGATTCCACCCAAGAAGCCAGATGAAGGTTTGAGTGCTTTCCTGTGAGTGGGGGGGGCAGGAACAGTGACCCCTCCCTCCAAGTTAGGCAGACTGGGGAGGGAGAGTCACATACATCCCTTTGGTCTCAGAGAGTGGTGGGTGTGTACCTGAAGACACTGGTTCTCCACATCACTTTGCCCAGAAATGGTACAATAGCCAGGGACTCGTTCGTCCCAGGAGTGAGGActgctgctggtgctggtgctgttacttatacacacacacacacacacacacacacacacagggctgcGAACTGGCAGTCCTGGACACAGGCCCTTCCTGAGGGTAGTGAGGCCAGTGTCAGGCCTTTACGTCTGGGCCCTTGGGCTCCAGGTGAAAGCTCTGGTGGCATCCTTGTGAGGGCACTGTCTCCCTTAACAGAATTGAGCTTGGGGGAGAGAGCAGAATGTTGTGCAGGAAATGGATCAACAGGGCTTGGGTCTGGCGGGGAAGGAAATGGAGGATATCAGCCTAAAGTCAGGACTGCTGGGCTCACCATTTGGGCTTTGGTGCCTGGCTGGGCCCAGTGAGGTGCTGCTCTGGGCAGGAAGGCAAGGTGTTGGGCCAGAGACTGGCGGCCTGAACAGAGGTCTGCAGCCCCTTCTGTGGGTTTGGGGGCCAGGGAAGCACAGGGGGCATCTcacagcagagggaagggctggCCCTGTGGAGGGCAGGAGTCCTCGACGTCCACCTGCTTCCATGCTACCCCTGTGGCCCTTTGGGACACCAGGGGCTCCCCTGCACTGTGATCACAGGCAAGCCCAGCGTACTCAGGGGGGGTATCTTTGCTGAGAAGTTGGGTCTTTCTGTtggaaatctcttttcttttttatttcattattctaaGTAAAAATTTGACGTCTGTTGTTGTCTTGCTCTTTTGGTAAAATTTTGACTAACAGTCCTAGAAGGGCAAAGGAAAGGACGTCGTCTGTGGAGACGCTGGATACGGCCATTTTTTCAACGCACAGACCACAAGAGTTCTTTCCAAGCCAGCTTTTAACTGCTTAttcccctctctgtgcccatCTAAGCTCTCTTTCAATGGCTTTTCTTGAAGGCGGGCAAAGCTATTCCGATTCGCTTCAGAGAACGATCTCCCAGAGTGGAAGGAACGAGGCACTGGTGACGTCAAGCTTCTGAAGCATAAGGAGAAAGGGACCATCCGCCTCCTCATGAGGAGGGACAAGACCCTGAAGATATGCGCCAACCACTACAGTAGGTGGcctctgcgtgtgtgttttcACGTCAAGTCCCACACGAGGATGCCTTAGGTCTTCGGGCACGTTGCCTTCAGTGCTGTACTGGGAGCTTGGGGTTACACTGGGACGCGGGGCGCGTATTCATGGTGTGTTCTGAACTTAAAGTAGGAAATGAGCTGTTCCACATGCTCCGAACTCAGCAGACTTTCAGAGAAACTTCCAGCATACCGGGTGTGGAGTCCAGGCAGATAGGACATGACAGGGTGGACACAGAGCCCCAGTGTGGGCTCGGGACCATGAGGTGCCTGCCCGAGGATTGGGCAGTGTCATGAGGACATGTGCTCCCGCATGTATTTGATGTGCCCAGTAGGAAGCCTTCCCACTCTTCGGTTTGTTTTGTGCCTGCAGAGTGTCCCCTAAGGAGGacacagaagggaagaggggtagggggagaaggtGGCTACCTTATTCTTAGGTGCCTGTGAGACCAAACAGGTAGTGGGTGGTGACAGGCTGAGGCCTTTGGACAGGTGTGATGCATCAGCCCTGGGCTCaacatggtgggggtggggctggggtctggGAAAAGCCACACCAGGCCTGGCCTATAAAGGGGCGACAGTAAGTCCCCCACCATAACAGTCTCTTGGCTTCTGGGTTGTCCTGCAGTGCGTGTGTATGCGGAAGCAGACATGTTTTGGGCTGCATTCCTGATCCAGTGCCGGGTCTATGTTACTGGGTAGAGTGCATGTCTGGCAGGGCAGGACCCCTCATCTGGGCACACAGGGTGACCAGGCAGGAAGCTGAGCAGAACAGCCCTGGAGGGTGATGTGGAAGGATGGGGCGGTTTGCAGAGACCCtgagggttggtgcagaagggcgTTCatgcccttcctttttttcttaagattttatctatgtatttgagcgagaaagagcaagcatgagtggggagagagggagaagcagactccctgctgagcagagatcctgacctggggcttgatcccaggacccgagagcatgacctgagctgaaggcagacgcttaaccaactcagccacccagccgcccctttCGTGCCCTTCCTTAAAGGCCGCTTGGGTACCCTTGTGAACCCCACCACCACCTATCTGCTATGGCCCTTGGCCTCCACTCCAATTTGAATCACTCCCCAGGGGTCTGCCTGACACCCTATGCTTCTTCCAGAGCCTTGTCAGGtcactgggttgtttccaggtggTAGGTGGGTTCTGGGCCTGGTGCATATCATAGACCCTGGATGTGCCAGGTGGGTGGTGGCAGGAGAGGCCATGGCACCTCTGGGGGTTTGCGAGGTGTCTACATGGAGATGGGGTGACTGTTCCCGGTTCAGATGGTCATGTGTGCTTGGGGCTGGGCATGGGCCGGCCCACATCTCTGGAGACCTCTGCCAGGGGTGCAGGGGCACAGCGGTGGGTGCGGCATTGGGGGTGCTCGTGTTCTTTGTGCAGGCTGTCTCACTTTTCCACCTCGGGGCTGCGCAAAGCCTGAGGACACCGGGGTGGCTGTGCCTATTCCAGGTCATGGCTTTGTCTTCCATGATGTAAGTCACAAGGCCCACAGTGTGCGCTTCTATTGGCTCGTCCCCCAGGGTCCCTGGACAGTGTCAGAGTGGTTGCCCTGGTCTGACTCCATGCCttccccgggggaggggggtgttcaCCCTGCTTACGGTTTCTGTCCCCCACCTCCCAATGGGCCAGGTCTCTGATGGTGTGACTGAGCGGGGGCACAGCCACGTTATGGGGGCTCCACAGGAAGGTCTAGATGTGAGCGGCTCTGTTGGTGCTGGAGCCCTTGATCCAGTGGAATTGGACACTTGCTGAGCTGTTCTCGGTCGGGGAGCAGGCCACCCTGTTTCCAGATTTAGGACAGTCTTGTTTTTAAGTGTACACGAGGCGTTTGCAAACAAACATGTTTAAGATGTGTATCCCACGGGACTTTGTTTAGGCCTGGCTGGTTGACCCCAAAGTGGGACCTTGCGTTGGCAACCAGGGCATTTTGTGGCAGGGAGGCCTTGGTGCAGTTGACGGGACTCTCACATGGCTCCTCTTCCCCAGTCACACCGATGATGGAACTGAAGCCGAATGCAGGCAGCGACCGTGCCTGGGTCTGGAACACCCACGCTGACTTCGCCGATGAGTGCCCCAAGCCAGAGCTGTTGGCCATCCGCTTCCTAAATGCTGAAAGTAAGCAGAAGGGTGCTGGGCCCCGGGGACTGCCTGACTGCAGCCTCCCGTTTGACATTGTAGCTTTGGAGGGGGAATTGGTAGTGCCTGGGAAGTGTGTGGTAGGGACTGGTCCCACCCTACTGTCTGCCGCTCCCTCGGGGGAGGGATGCAAGCCCTGTGGTTCAGCCGTGTGCTGTCGAGGCCTCATCTGGGCTCTGAGGCCACGAGCAGGGTCTTTTCCCTTTTAACCTCAAAGGGGGCTGGGCATCCAGTCTGTCCAGGGCAGGCATGTCCCTTTCCAGCCCTGATTGTCAGAAGTGCCCACTGGGCCTCGGACGTGAGTGGAGAGCAGAGTGCCAGGCAGGGAGGCCCCTGCCCTTGCTTGTGCACGGCCGCCAGTACCGTGTACTACTCTGCCCAGATTGTCACAGAGTCAGATGGAAGGACACAGCCCAGCATAGCCACCAGTCTCAGGAGGGACTTAAGAAACAGTTACTGCTCAGTCTGGGTAAGAGTGAGCCCAGAGCTGTGTCCTTAAGTCCGAATTGGCCATGGGATGAGCTGGTTGTGAATCTTGACTCTTCACACCCTCCAGGACGTGTCCCCTTCACTGCTCAGGGACCTTAGGaagtctcttctcttcttcccacaGATGCacagaaattcaaaacaaagttTGAAGAATGCAGGAAAGAGAtcgaggagagagaaaagaaaggtgaCATGGTGTCATGGGTAGGGGACTTCCTCGCAGACTCACTCTGCATCCGGCTGCAGCCCCAGGCGGGTGCTTTTTCCGTCTGCCACAGAAACATCCCGGGGTGCTGTGACCACCTCGACCTGTCAAAGGGTGATACAGACATCTGGGGACACAGGGTGCTTCTTGGGGAGTGAGCTGGCCACCAAGGCCCCCAGCATGTGCTCTGTGGCCTGGCCTCACAGCACCCAGCCTGGCGGTCCAGTAACGACATCTGGGTAGAGCCCATGGCCGAAGGGGCCTCAAGAGGTCCTCGTCGTCACCTGCTTGTTTGGGGCTCGATGATGGGTGCCATAGCAAGTGACCCTACATATCTGAGCTCCCAGACTCCCGTCCCAGGCATGAGCTCTTACTCATTTGTGTGCCCCTGGAGGCTGGCGTGGCTGGCACATGGTGAAGTGGCCTGTCTTGTGGTCTTCGCCCAGGGCCATGGGAGGCGGGTGGGCTGTGGAGAGTGGTGCTTCTCGGTTTCCTTACTGCGTCCTCCTATATCTTAGCAGGGTCGGGCAAAAACGACGACGCCGAGAAGGTGACCGAGAAGCTAGAAGCTCTCTCCGTGAAGGCGGAGAGCAAGGAGTCGGAAGATGCCGAGAGCAAGGCTGGAGCCGAGGAGGAGCAATAAGCCGCCTCcccttgttttctcttccttccgttcttttcctcctttttctttttttaaattttgccctgccccttcttttcagtttgtttttattctgttttgtttttacaagggACTTTATATAAAGAACTGAATTCCAACAttcaggttgttttttttctaagtttttgccCTATTGAAGAAGACTTCAGAAAATCCATTCCCCAGTCATGAAAATGTACTGTGCTCACTTTCTTTTCCATAGTGGAAACACTTATTTATAGTCATCAAAAATAGTGAATAAACGACACATTCGAAACCTGCACGGAGGGCAGGACCGTGTATGCGCCGGCCCCGTCCTGGGAGCCCTGTGGGTGCCCTGGCTCCGGGGTGTTGGGGCAGTGCTGCGGGGCCCACTTGCTGCCACTGGCTCCGCCTTGGGCTGGGGGCTGCTCTTGGCCCCTGGGGCCGTGCTGTGTCTGCAGTGGGGCAGGTGTGCTGGCTGCGGCCATGTGCTGCTGCCTTCTGGCAAGGAGTCGGTAGGCTTTTGTTGTgtcttgctgttgtttttttttttctctgcggGAGGGAAATGAAGGCCACCAGAGTACCTTAGCTTTTCACACAGGAAGGCCAAGTAGGTTTCCAGGCTTTGGCCAAGGCTGTGTTTGGTTGGCCCTCATTCCTGGTGGAGGGATAGGCTGGTCTCATAGCTCACTTGTTCAGTCTGGTGCAATGTGTGAGGTGGGGCTTGGCCCCACAGCCCTCATTGGATACCCTGCTGCCATCTCCTACCTGCTCACTCGTGGCATCTCCATCTGGGCAGAACTGTGGACATCTGCATTAGCTTTAAATAAAGGGACATTTTCAAGAATACAAATGGGTTAGTGCCATTTGGGGCTTCTTCTTGTAAAATAAATTGTGTCTGAATGTTGTTCTAAGTGGGGTAGAAGGGTTTTTGGTGCACCAGCAGGCTTTTCAAAGCACATGGTCACACATAAGGTGTGTCCTGGGAGGCCAGTGGGGCTGGGGAGTGTGGCCATACTGCCCTCCAGTGGTGGGGGGAGCAAGTTTGGACCTGGCCCTGGAGTGGATTACTGTCACTCTGCTGTTGGTCATAATACCTGCTGGAGGTGCTTTACAGTGTGGCCAGAGTCTACCAGCCGGGCCCTGCTCTTCCTGACATCTCAGTGTTCTGTGACCTGTGTCTGGTTCCAAACCTCAGGTCCTTGTTCCCTCTGGGGGAAGCACCTCCAAAAGacgctgctctttttttttttttttaaagattttattcatggacttgacagcgagagagggaacacaagcagggggagtgggagagggagaagcaaggctccctgctgagcaggaagcccgacaaggggctggattccaggactctAGGGttacgacccgagctgaaggcagacgcccaacaactgagccacccagtcaccctttttaaaaaaaaattttttttaagccaaactGCAGACTTCACTGGCCAACATTGTGTCCTGGCAGCCTTAGGCCTCTACAGACACAGGTCTGGGTGCTCTTGAAGTCCTGGCACAGAGGCCCTTCCCACCAAGGAGGGACATTGAAGCTTGTGCACCTTGCCTATCTTGATGAATTGGAATTTTGACATAAAGGACGGGTGTTGCTTTCCCATGGGCCTTTTTTGGATGCATTGATGTATGAAAGGCTGGCCCAGGCTTGATCCCTCAGGGAAGGGCGGTCAGACACCCCTTTTACTTAGCAGAGAATGGTTGTTGAACATTGTTTTTGCTTTGGGCTCCAATAcaagataaatcccacttgatatGAAACCCCAGGCTgacttcttttctcttgggtGTTGAGATGTGTCCCCAAGGGGGGAAAACCCTGACGGCAGGGTAGGCCCCTCAAGATGGCTGGGGAACAGAGCTGTGCTGTGACCAGGCTACACTACAGGTGGCTTGCTGACACTGCAGAATGCTGCAGAAAGGGAGACATGCAGTCCTGACGTTCGGTCCCACTGCGATGAGCAGGGATGCCAGTGGGGCCTCTCCCATGCGCCTCAGCCAGCGTGTTTTCAGGTGGGTTCCTCCCTGTGGCACAGAGGCAATGGTAAGCCATACTTGAGGTGCTGATGGTATTAGGGATGAAATGAGAGGTGAGATGATGTACCCTTCCATTCCAGGTCAGTCCATTGGGCTGCAGGTTAGGCAAGCTTTCTgctctgctttccttttcccGGGGATCTTAACTCCTTAGGGGGAGGACTCCTGGGCCGGCGGGCTCACTGGGTCTCCCCCTGCTCttctcacctccccccacccaggactCCCCTCTGCCCAGGAAGTCTGCAGGAGGCACAAagcacccttttttttttcttaaagattttatttattagagccagcgagagagggaacacagggggagtgggagaggaagaagcaggctcccagcagaggagcctgatgtggggctcaatcccagaacgccgggatcacgccctgagccaaaggcagacgcttaacgactgagccacccaggcaccccaaagcaccCTTTCTTTCATGACCAGCACTTGGCACTCCACCGCTCTCAGCTGTCCTGATGCCCCTACACAGACCTGGAGTCAGACTTGGGCCTGAGCCACCATTTGGGAGCCTGTGGGGAGGAGACCCTCCGCATGGGTAGGCCTGCATCCAGAGGCTTCCAGGGGCCTGGGGTCCCAGTGCTGGGTTGCAGAAGGGCAGGAACAATGGCAGCCATTGGGTGAGGTGTGCTTTGGCTGGAGTCTTTGTGAGGCCCCTGGACCTTACATCTCCAGGCGCCGAGGCTATCAGAGGGCTGAGGCACCGTGGGCAGAGGTAAGGAGGTGTCTGCTCTTCACTCACTTTTGTGCCCTGAGCCTGCCACTCAGTGCGAGGGTGCTCCCCCAACCCTATGCTGAGGCCCCCAGAAGtgggctccccacagagcagaggctACAACTGGGGTGTGATGGGAAAAAGCCCATGACCGTTTCTACTGTCAAGCAGCTGTACGAATGCCCCAGTTCCGGCCCCCAGCCCAGGGTCTTTTTAATGGCTCACAACCAGCAGCCTGccaagctggggctggggcctccACCAGGCCCACGTACAGGCAGGGAGGGGCTTCCAGGACAAGGAGCCCTAGGGCCTTTGGCAGCATGGCCTGAGAAAGTGGCCCCTGGGCAGCAAGGGATTCTGGCCGTAGAGGAGCAGGTGCCCAGAGCCAAGGACGGTGGACCGCTCCCCCCTGGATTCCCACCTGGGGAGGGCGCTGATGGGTCTTGGTTTCCCAGCAGAGGGCCCTGAGGCTGTGTTGGAAGGAAAAGAGACTTGCCAGTCCTCACTGTGGAGGCTTCAGAGCTTGACCCAGGTCGCAAACTCCCAGAGGTTCTGCACTGCTCTGCCTGGCTGCTCAGCCTGTTCTGTCCACACTGCAGCCAGGCACTGCAAAGGCTCAGGTCCACCTTAAGCGGGCAGCGGCCGCGGAGCTGGCGGGTGGGATTTCCTGCAGGAGGTGGGCCTGCCCACAGGCCTATCCCAGGCAGGGGCAGGATGCCCTGTGCTTCCCGAGGGGCACTCCACCCTGCCTCTGGGAGACTGAGGGGCTCACTTGACCCTAGCTAGCTCTCCCACCTACACACACTCCCAAACCTGCAGTTTGGGCCAGGAAGCCCGAGAATCCAGAGCCCCCTGCCCTCCTTACCGTGACCACTAGCTGGACTCGGTCCAGTCGAGTGGCCCGAGGACTGTGAGATGGGCAAGAGATAAACAATGAAGGTGCCCCTACAGTGTCACAAATTCTCTACCCCCATGAATGCCAGGGGGGCTCCAGATGAGAGGGGTCTGGCCCTATTCGGGATTAGCATGGAGCAGGGACATCAACCTGACCCCAGGGACAGGCTCCGAGGTGTTAAGGGAAAGGTCTGTGCACACAGAGGCCCGGGAGGGGACCGACATGCCACTGCGCCAGGGCCTGCGGGCTGGGAACAGGGGGCCTGGCGTTCTCCGCGGTGTCCACTCGGTGGGCCAGCACTGCAGGTGTGCGACGACGGCTGCGTGGCGTCAGAGTGCCGCGGGCACTCGCCTGGCCCGGACACCAAGGCGAGGAGCGGCCGCGCCGGGCCCAAGGTCCTGAACGCCGCGCCAGAGGCCAACGCCGGCGGGGCCCAGGGGGCTCGGCGGCTCCACAGGCTGGGCGGCTGGCACCCAGCGCCCCCGAAGGTGggcgtggggcggggcgggggccgggcgcGGGCCGGGCGTGTCCGCAAGGGGTCCCAGCGCCGCCCCTCCCCGGTCCCGCCTctggccccgccccggccccgcgccgcacccccccccccgcaacctCCCCGCCGCCCGGTCCACCTTAAGGGGAGCGCTGACATCAGCGCGCCGCCGCCGCTACCCGTGGGGTGGGATttcctccgccgccgccgccgccgccgcgggtcCTGCGCCGCGTCCAGCCCGCCCCGCCCGACCCCGGCCCGACCCCGGccggccccgcccgcccggcCCCGGGGAGGGATGCGGCGGCGCGGCGCCCAGGATGCCCCGCAGCCCCGGGACGCGCCTCAAACCCGCCAAGTACATCCCGGTGGCCACGGCAGCCGCGCTGCTGGTCGGTTCCAGCACCCTGTTCTTCGTGTTCACGTGAGTCCCCCGCGTCACCGGGGGGCACAGGCGGCCACAGCCGGGCCAGAAGGGGCAGGGGCCAGTACAGCGGGGGATGCAGCTTGGCAGGCCTGGGGGGACAAGGCCTGCGGGCGGggcagggtaggggccaggggCCTGGAGGGCTGGGCACGACGGGGCTGGCACCAGGGCTGTGGGTGATGTGAGCCCCCCACCTGGGCTGAGACAGAAACAGTGAGTGTGACTGTACGGGGCCACCAGGGACAGGTGAGTTCTCTGTGTGGGGACACTAGTGCCTGGCGGGCACCTCAGgaatgtgccaggccctgggtgtCAGTTGCTGGGCCCAAACAGGAGACTGTGTGCAGTGGCCGCCCAGGGTGTGGCTGcagccctccccttcccacaggcTGCATGAGGGAGAATGTGGGCTGCTGAGAGCCACCAGCTCCTCCAGCAAGGAGCTGAGGGCGGCTCTTGGGTCCCCTCCTGGCTGTCCAGCCCAGGGCCAGAGCCAAGTGGTTCCCGCGTAGGTGTGGCCTGGCCAGGCTGCCACGTGCCTGCCCCAAAGCCACCCTTGATGCTGGCCTGGCAGTGCCCTCCACCCTCCCTTGACCTTCTCAGGAAGGCTCGGGGTCGCAGCTGGAGGGCCCAGGCCAGGCCACACCCAGGGACACTGGCCATGTTGGGCACTGGGACCCTTgaggcagagggcaggcagggcccTGGGCCCTCGCAGGCAGAACTTCTTCACCTGAGACAGGCTGGCTCACGAGTAAGCCTGCTGACAACACCATGGCTGTGGGGCACCCCTCCAGGGCTCCTTCAGgtgcaaggaggggagggggttccAGGTTTCAGCCATGCAGATCTGGGACCATCCGCTTCCACAAGTCCCATGCTGAGACAGCCCAGGTGACTGGAGCAACCACCGCCCAAGCCTTTCTGGGAACCTGAGGTGTCACAAATGGCCACAGCCCGTGGGGCCTCTGTTCCGAGTCAGGACAGCCCATGAGTGTGAATGAGCCTGGAGCAGGGGTGAACAGGAGCCGGCCTGGCACCATTCACCTCAGCAAGAGTGAGGGTGGCAGCTGTGAGGATGGCGAGTCTGCATTGG from Ursus arctos isolate Adak ecotype North America unplaced genomic scaffold, UrsArc2.0 scaffold_34, whole genome shotgun sequence encodes the following:
- the RANBP1 gene encoding ran-specific GTPase-activating protein isoform X1 encodes the protein MAAAKDTHEDHDTSTENADESNHDPQFEPIVSLPEQEIKTLEEDEEELFKMRAKLFRFASENDLPEWKERGTGDVKLLKHKEKGTIRLLMRRDKTLKICANHYITPMMELKPNAGSDRAWVWNTHADFADECPKPELLAIRFLNAENAQKFKTKFEECRKEIEEREKKAGSGKNDDAEKVTEKLEALSVKAESKESEDAESKAGAEEEQ
- the RANBP1 gene encoding ran-specific GTPase-activating protein isoform X2, which translates into the protein MAAAKDTHEDHDTSTENADESNHDPQFEPIVSLPEQEIKTLEEDEEELFKMRAKLFRFASENDLPEWKERGTGDVKLLKHKEKGTIRLLMRRDKTLKICANHYITPMMELKPNAGSDRAWVWNTHADFADECPKPELLAIRFLNAENAQKFKTKFEECRKEIEEREKKGSGKNDDAEKVTEKLEALSVKAESKESEDAESKAGAEEEQ